In a single window of the Nilaparvata lugens isolate BPH chromosome 1, ASM1435652v1, whole genome shotgun sequence genome:
- the LOC111057354 gene encoding uncharacterized protein LOC111057354 — MMARLKERAQQEPESSVGRIIDEEALRDPEASYEIPATGASRAMKRARGATQPAIPRTLEDMTEEMSQVGREELRSTSVGSQFFLDEPIRGADGETLAEGFVSQRMVAHLRRHPAEASQLLMDATFKTLPRRPEGVHQFFSVHVLYVDVAVPVAFFLMKRRTEDSYRRVLSHMRENFLNWNFMTITTDFEVGQVNAIRAVFPEARHIGCWFHFCQAIWRYVVAEGLTASIRADFEVKKVVKMFMALLHLPPHPGPPHDDRVPPYGIADGLNAISNYIDEGNLDRRLQNAVAYVRRYWVGVIGVESLSTFQAPRRTNNYLESFHSRMLAAFGVNLDIWSFIIE, encoded by the exons ATGATGGCGAGGTTGAAAGAGCGGGCACAGCAGGAGCCGGAGTCTTCCGTTGGTAGAATCATAGACGAAGAAGCATTGAG AGATCCAGAGGCTTCCTACGAGATTCCCGCTACTGGCGCCAGCAGGGCCATGAAAAGGGCGAGAGGAGCAACTCAGCCGGCCATTCCTCGCACCCTTGAGGACATGACGGAGGAAATGAGCCAAGTGGGTCGTGAGGAATTACGATCCACATCGGTTGGTTCACAATTCTTCCTCGATGAGCCGATAAGGGGTGCCGACGGGGAGACACTGGCCGAGGGCTTCGTTAGCCAGAGGATGGTGGCCCATCTGCGGCGGCACCCAGCGGAGGCCTCCCAGCTACTCATGGACGCAACATTCAAAACACTACCAAGACGACCAGAGGGAGTGcaccaatttttttcagtaCACGTTTTGTACGTGGATGTT GCTGTGCCAGTGGCGTTCTTCCTCATGAAGAGGAGAACGGAGGACAGCTACCGGCGCGTGCTTAGTCACATGCGTGAAAACTTCCTAAATTGGAATTTCATGACGATCACCACTGACTTCGAAGTCGGACAGGTGAATGCCATCAGGGCGGTATTCCCAGAAGCGCGGCATATAGGATGCTGGTTCCACTTTTGTCAA GCGATTTGGCGTTACGTGGTAGCTGAAGGCCTTACTGCTTCAATACGGGCTGACTTCGAGGTCAAAAAAGTTGTAAAAATGTTCATGGCTCTTCTACACTTGCCACCACACCCGGGGCCTCCTCACGATGACCGGGTCCCTCCTTATGGCATTGCTGATGGTCTGAATGCCATCAGCAACTACATCGACGAGGGAAACCTTGATCGACGATTGCAAAACGCAGTCGCTTACGTGAGGAGGTATTGGGTGGGGGTGATCGGAGTGGAAAGCCTGTCAACATTCCAGGCGCCTCGAAGAACAAACAATTATCTGGAAAGTTTCCACTCAAGGATGCTGGCCGCCTTTGGTGTCAACCTGGACATCTGGAGCTTCATAATTgagtaa